One stretch of Diabrotica undecimpunctata isolate CICGRU chromosome 5, icDiaUnde3, whole genome shotgun sequence DNA includes these proteins:
- the mRpL43 gene encoding large ribosomal subunit protein mL43, with translation MSHRNIFLKPGFINVPLQNGIGRYIGQLQRIVLKFCKNNGSSRGMREYIESDLVSFAKNNPGVVVYVKPRRHRTAIIKAEYLNGEVQWLNCRNFTREEITKWIEHLKRQQKVHEGTRIRKLWHTENPSIQGPWTPFTFKDPNLNLAKYPNEELSQTENIAVSSQDELVELFKKQKIGELESAQATN, from the exons atgtcacaCAGAAATATATTTCTTAAACCAGGATTTATAAATGTACCTCTTCAAAACGGTATTGGTCGTTATATTGGACAGTTGCAAAGAATTGtattaaaattttgcaaaaataatgGGTCCAGTCGTGGAATGAG GGAATATATCGAATCAGACTTAGTGAGTTTTGCTAAAAATAATCCTGGAGTAGTAGTATATGTAAAACCTAGAAGACATCGTACAGCAATTATAAAAGCAGAATATT taaATGGTGAGGTTCAGTGGCTTAATTGTAGAAATTTTACAAGAGAAGAAATTACCAAATGGATTGAACATTTAAAAAGACAGCAAAAAGTTCATGAAGGTACACGAATTAGGAAATTATGGCACACTGAAAACCCTTCCATACAAGGACCATGGACACCGTTTACGTTTAAAGATCCAAATTTAAATTTAGCAAAATATCCTAATGAAGAATTATCCCAAACAGAAAATATTGCTGTTAGTAGTCAAGATGAATTAGTGGAATTATTTAAAAAGCAGAAAATTGGAGAATTAGAATCAGCTCAAGCTACTAATTAA